GTGAGGGGTTTTTTTCTGTGAGTTTAGGAAACAAGCAAAGCTGATATCTAGCCCGTACACTCTGATACCAAAAACAGGGGGGAAAAACTCAACAGTAAAAGTAACTCGTCAAACTTGTTTTTCTCACCTCTCTGTGGTTCTCCATTAGGTGAGAGGACCTATTGTTCAGGGTGTGTTTTTCCTAGCAGGTGTTATTTTCAGACCTTCTACTTTTCTTTTACAAGGAGGGGGTTTTAATCGTGTGTCTTTTTTAGATGGCAGAAGGAATACATTTAAGTGATGGAGCAATATAAAAGAATTGTGTCTTTTAATTCAAACTTAATGGAAATGTTCGTCTTTCTAGCTACAAGTCGTCCCCCATTGAATAATGAATGTACCGTCAGATGCTCTTAGAATTTCCTTCTTTTTAATAGTCATTATGTACTGAGGGAATAGGAAAATGCCACAGAACTTTCACAGATGCAGAGGTGAATGTAATTTAAGATGGTGAGCTGTAAATCAAGTACATTATTTAAGGAATTCATTTCATATTTAGAAAAAAAGTTATTGGTCGATGACAATTGCTTGCAGTCTCAGACAGTAGGATAACTCTTAAAGTGACTTTCAGTGCCTAGAGCAAGACATTGATGTGAATCTTGAGTGGACACCACCTACATTAGCTTTGTCTAAGCCCTCCTGAAATAGCAACAAAAGATTAGATGGGATATCGAGGACAGAAGCTTTAAGCCTATTAGCATTGGGAAGGGAAAACAgaattaataaaaaatattcCTGTTTGGCAGTTTATGCAAAAAAGTTTAAACAATAAGCCTATTGAAATGTGTGCACATAGTTCTGAAGTGTATGTACAAGGAATCACCTACCCAGGACCTACCCAGGCgctgaaaatggctgcctgggtaggctctcctgccaaagtaaattccttgtctgtgcaaactttcatggcgaataaacaccaattctgattctgattctgaaactaAACATGATGTTTTAGAGTAATCCTCCCTCTTCATTGCAGCATTTGTCATTTACAATTTCCTGAGCCTGTCCTTTGAATATCTCGGGGGAGAGAGTGCAATCATGTCAGAGATCCGAGGGAAGAACATTCAGTGAGTTCACTCATTCCCATCCTACTGAAAAAAATAATGTATTAGTCCTTACCATGACTTGATACCTTTGGCATCGAACTAGTTATGTAAGTTCCACTAAAAAGTCCCATTCAGACATTTGGAACTTTTCTCTTTGCGCTAAAGTTAGTGTAGAAAAGCCCTCAGTCAGGCTTTTAAACTGTTTGAAAGAAACTGTATTTTCAGCATGAATGTACACCACTTGAAACATCTGTTAAGCGTCCACCTTGTAAAGGGCTGTATAAAAAGAATGATACCACTAGAAGTAGTGTTTCTCACAGCTGAAGATTTTGTTCAAGCTCCTCTAcccttttccctctcccagGTCAAGCTGTCTGTACGGTACCTGCTGCTTGGTTGGAATGAGCTACTCTATTGGCTTTTTAAGATTCTGTAAACAGGTGAGTTAAGTTTCCCTAACCTTAACATGCTAGACACTTCCCAGTTTGGATGCAAATGCATTCATGTACGTTGAAGATAAGGATTTTAAATTAGAATTTAAAGGAATATCCTGTATAGCTTCTTATCTAGGTCTACCCCCTGTGACAAAATGACAACCGTTATAATTGGCTGTCCACTTTTCTACAGATCACATTCTGTGGttagaaaagaaaacaaaaacaatctgAGCCAGGTAAAATCAGCTCTGTAATGAACATGGAGAAATAATAGGAGCTGTCAGTTCCGAACTGCCTCTATAGCGTCTTGGGATGCTGCATGAACTCTGAGTCTAACAGTGATGGAAATTGAATCAGAACAGTATGTCTTCAAAACAGTGACTAGAcgaagaaaatatattttccccCAAAATGGAAAGTGATAAACACTTGGTGTGCTTTGACAGTCCTACGTGGGGTGTTTTTAAAGCACAACTTGGCTGTTCCTTTGACGGCACAGTTCCAAAGTAACAGGAAATATTTTCTCTCTTTGTGGGAATGGATGTCAAGGCGGATCAATACTTGAGTTTACCCAGAGGAGGATAAATGATTCAATTTTAAAGCACAATTACAAGTTAGAAACTTTATCAGTTCTGTCTAAAGACCTATTGGTTTGAGAATTCCGTTAATGACTGCTCTGCTTCAAGAATAGTCTTGTTTATTTTAATCTTGGAGACAAATCTATCCGAATAACAGCATGTTATgtattgtgtctgtgttcatttatgtattgtgtctgtgttcattTTGCATTTCATCCTGTATTGTTACCCAGGCAACTCTCCAGTTCTGTGTTGTCAAACCCATCATGGCTGTCATCACCATCCTCCTGCAGGCCTTTGGCAAATACCATGACGGAGACTTTAAGTGAGCAGCATTTTTCATTTCATATCATTTCACTTCATCTGACTTGTTCACATTTGTCCTGTCACCAGGCAGGAAGCCACACTGGTTCTACTGTAGATGAAAGGCAGACTATGAAACACAGCAGGTTGAGTCAAGATGTCTTCTAACCATCATACCTGATTCTGTTCTTCTCTGCAGTGTGACTGGAGGCTACCTTTACATAACCATTATCTATAACTTCTCTGTCAGCCTGTCGCTCtatgctctcttcctcttcttctttgcTACGAGTGACCTGCTGAGGCCTTACGAACCCGTGCTCAAGTTCCTCACTATCAAATCTGTCATCTTTCTGTCCTTCTGGCAAGGTAAGCTTGTACATCAATCATCACGTATAACATTTAATATCCAGATGACGGATTGCAACATTCCTGCACTGTACTTTGTGTATGTAAAGATACAAATCCATGTACGGAGTTAGCTTCGGGCTACGTCAGTTAGCATAATACTCATAGCATGATGTAAACATTGGAATGTCGTGTAGGTATGGTGCTGGCCATCCTGGAGCGCTGTGGGGTAATCCCCAACGCCCTATTCATCGACGGACAGGAAGTGGGCGCTGGTACGGTGGCAGCAGGCTGGCAGAACTTCACCATCTGTATCGAGATGTTCTTCGCTGCCATTGCCCTGCGCTACGCCTTCACCTGTACGGTGTATCAGGAGAAGAAGAACGAAGTGCCAGGTAACTTGCGGTTCTCCTTCACATCTGCTGGGTAGATAAAATGCAAAATGAGCTGCTTAAATAAACCTTACCCTTTAAGATTAGGTTGAAATGTTACACAGCAAGCAGTGGTCCCTCAGCCACAGGACAAATAACAGTTGATGGACACCTGCTGCATTCACAAATACTCTCTGCTACAGTGTAGGACAATGGGCCATGCATACATTGCTAGAGACCATATAATGACACATATAGTACACCGTCACACACCAAGCCAAATTAGGATGATGTTTCTCTGTATGGGAGGTGGAGCTGAAAGTACATGCTTTTAGATTCCACATCCTACATTTCCAGCCTGTCAGGGGGGAATGGCAGGAGAAGAATGGCCAGGGTGAACAGTGTTTTGAACAGTGCATTGAGCCGGGCCTGAGGTCAGCAAAGGGTGCCGCAATCCCCTGGGGATACATCATTACTCATGGCTCATAGGACAGCTGCTAGCACAGCACAGGATTGGAAGATGAAGCCTACAGTGTAGTGTGAATAGCAAAGAGCGAGAGGTAGCCCTCTGACGTCAATACCGTTCACATGAGCCGAAGACAAATGGAGACCAAGAAAGAGCCTTATGCAGAGATATCAATCATTGGTGCTCGCTTTTCCCTTCAATAGCAATCCCGCTGTGGCCTGCAGCTAAAGGACgtgtggagagaaagggaatgtGTAAGTGCTGATAAAGTGTGGAATGTGTCCGTTCTCCATTTCTTTTGAGCGGTAAAAGTATTGCTTTCATTTGGCttcaagataaaaaaaaataacagaACGAATACGTGATTTATCATGTTCTGAGTTTTTTTCCCTCTGTAAGCCCCGAAACATTTATAATTTGGGTGttcagttagggttaggttaatGATCATTTTAATGCGGCTGCTGAAAAGTAATATAGCAATTTTGATTGTGTTTTACCGAAAGGTTTTAGACAAATTGTCATATCAGAAGCAACGGTCAAAATGTGATGATCCGTAATTATATTGGATGCTATTTTCTGAACCTGAATGCCCGTCATTAAAGTCTTTTGCCTTCCCATATAGCTGCTGACACTGAGGTCAGGGTTGCTGTATCACTGCCCCCACCCCCGCATCCGTCTAGAAATGTCAGCCTTGTGCAAAGGTGTCTTGTGACTGTAGAGGTCAGAGAGGCTGACATCCCTCCAGGCTGTCCTTTCTCAGACGCCTGCCGGAGTCCGGCCCCTGCAGAACAGGCCAGCTATGAAGAGAAGCTCAGAGAAGCATGCCTAACCTTACTCTGACCCAGAAGAACACgttaccctccctgctgcctctcCAGGGGATCTTTGCAGTATGCTACGCACCGCATGCTGACCCTAAAACCTTTTGAATTGTGTCTGTTTGCGCTGGCCTGCTTGCACCAGAGCACTCTTTGGGATTGGGTGTAGGCACCTTGGAAGTGTAGGGTTGTGGCTTCTTTGCACTGAGATCATGAAGACGGTTTCCTTGACAACACAGTAAGGAGGAGAGAACGCATATTCTTCTCCACTTATGCCGTTCCCCTGTCAA
Above is a window of Hypomesus transpacificus isolate Combined female chromosome 17, fHypTra1, whole genome shotgun sequence DNA encoding:
- the tmem184a gene encoding transmembrane protein 184A: MNSSLKYMDPSYSENDTIVHLAAPILPDISDISNMTIIRTGNGSIIVDQMFLNTTAAQVLSGIFVWSALMITCHQIYTHLRSYTVPNEQRYIIRILFIVPVYAFDSWLSLLFISNDQYYVYFDSVRDCYEAFVIYNFLSLSFEYLGGESAIMSEIRGKNIQSSCLYGTCCLVGMSYSIGFLRFCKQATLQFCVVKPIMAVITILLQAFGKYHDGDFNVTGGYLYITIIYNFSVSLSLYALFLFFFATSDLLRPYEPVLKFLTIKSVIFLSFWQGMVLAILERCGVIPNALFIDGQEVGAGTVAAGWQNFTICIEMFFAAIALRYAFTCTVYQEKKNEVPDNNAPMQSISSGLKETMNPGDMVQDAIHNFSPAYQQYTQQSTQEVVQPSQNGKAGNSKGSRKSDKVMLITSDDEF